A single genomic interval of Mobula hypostoma chromosome 7, sMobHyp1.1, whole genome shotgun sequence harbors:
- the LOC134349904 gene encoding EF-hand calcium-binding domain-containing protein 9-like, translated as MLPELEDVQFFHLLRCVTDMSKKHIQKTFIMLDWKASGEIGFDEFYMLICIIIANKDKMEQQFLYRHSRSIFDLFDMDGEHTISPAEFCAAGFLFNMKGRAFLQMFQDYSGSSGESSDCEKSEAEV; from the exons atgctgcctgaattagagg ATGTTCAATTTTTTCACCTCCTTCGTTGTGTCACAGACATGAGCAAAAAACATATCCAAAAGACTTTCATCATGCTTGATTGGAAAGCCTCAGGGGAGATTGGATTTGATGAGTTTTACATGTTAATTTGCATCATAATTGCCAATAAG GATAAGATGGAGCAGCAGTTTCTTTATCGTCATTCTCGCTCCATTTTTGACCTATTTGATATGGATGGAGAGCATACCATCTCCCCAGCTGAATTTTGTGCTGCAGGATTTCTCTTCAATATGAAAGGACGTGCCTTTTTGCAGATGTTTCAGGATTACAGTGGAAGTAGCGGTGAG TCCTCAGACTGTGAAAAATCTGAAGCAGaagtgtaa